The nucleotide sequence TCAGCCCATCCGTAAAGGAGGCCGCGCGGGGCGTGGGCATGACCGATAACCAGATTCTGACGAAGGTAGAACTGCCTCTGGCGCTACCGGTGATCTTCGCGGGCGTTCGCACCGCAACGGTGATTAATGTGGGCGTGGCTACGCTGGCGGCTTACGTAGCGGCTGGTGGACTGGGTGAGTTTATTTTCGGAGGCATTGCCCTCAGCAACGTCAACATGATGCTGGCGGGGGCTATCCCGGCTGCTCTGCTGGCCGTTGGGTTCGACTTCGGACTGGCGCGATTGCAGCGGCTTTCGGTGAGAAAACTGCGCCTGAGCGCGGGGGTGTTTTTGGTTCTGCTGCCGTTTCTGTCGGCGTTTTATCTGCTGCCCGGCCGCTCGGATAAACTCGTCGCCGGTTTTGCGCATGAGTTTTACGGTCGCGCGGATGGCTATCCGGGCTTGCAGAAAACCTACGGCCTTCAATTGCGGCCCCGACTGATCGATCAGAACCTAATGTACGAAGCCATTCATCGGGAGCAGGTAGACATCATCAGCGGCTACTCGACCGACGGACGTATTAAGGCGTTCGATTTGCGGGTGCTGGCCGACAACCGCCACGCGTTTCCCCCCTATGATGCGGCTCCGGTCGTGCGCCAGGCTACCCTCGACCGGTATCGCGACCTGGCACCTACGCTCAATCTGCTGGCGAATAAACTGACCGATTCAGTCATGACTGCCCTGAATTATCGGGTCGATTATCGGAAAGAAAGCCCGGAAACCGTAGCGCGCGATTTTCTCAAACAGGTCGGTTTATTGAAAATACCCTCGCCGGGCGACCGGTCGCAGACGATCGTGATGGGCTCAAAGGTGTTTACGGAGCAGTACATTCTGGCCGAAATCTATCGTCAACTCATCGAAGGACATACGCGTCTGCGGGTGGCCTCACGAACTGGGCTGGGCGGTACTCAAATCTGCTTTGACGCCCTTCGTACCGGCGCCATTGACTTCTATCCCGAATACACCGGAACGGGCTTACTGGTTATTTTGCAGCCATCGCCTGCTACGTTACGTTCGCTGCCCATGCAGCCCGACTCGGTTTATGAATTCGTTCGGCAGCAGTTCGCGCAGACGTATCGGCTAGCGTGGCTGCGACCGCTGGGCTTCAATAATAGCTATTCGCTGATGATGCGCCGGACGCAGGCAGGGCAGTTGGAAATCCGTTCCATAACCGACCTGGTGCAGTATCTGGGCAGGAACTGACCTCTGCTTCAGCTTATTTCCGACTGATGAATCGATTCCCCTTGATATAATAGCGATACGGCAGTTCAACGCCCTGCGTAATGCCAATCCGCGTCGTCGTAACCTGGTCAAAATCGTGCAGAACCGGCCCCCGAATTGAGATTGGTCCGGTCGACAGCGAGGAGAAATTGTGCTCCAGCCGACGAATGCCCATGGCGATCACCAGCTTGCCGGGGCCGTTGCACAGGTTCCGTTGGCCATCTGGCGTAGCCGGGTCAATCGTATTATTTCGGTACCGCTCAAAGCCCCTCTTAAACGCTTGATTGCGCCGGAGGCCCATAAGCTCAAGACCTTCGGTCGGTTCGAGCGCCCGGATTAGCACAGCCTCGCCAACGCCTTCGGGTGCCGTAACGACGTTGACACAGTGGTAATGGTTGTAAATCTGGTAGACGTAAAGCGTGCCGGCTGGACCGAACATGGCCGCATTCCGGGGTGTCGGCCGGCGGTAAGCGTGGCAAGCCGGGTCGCCGGTGATATAGCCTTCGGTCTCGACGATGACTCCCGCCGTTGTGCCCTCCGGCGATTCGTGAACCAGCTCGCAGCCGAGCAGGAGTTGAGCCAGCGTAAGCGTGTCGTGCTTTTCGTAAAAGTCAGGCAGAAGTTTCATGGATCAATAATAAGCAAATTGCCGTTCTGCTATAATTTCTACCGTTCGCTAACCAGGCTGGTGCTGACGTAACGCCAGGCGCTATCTTTCTTTGGTTAATCAGCGGGGATATGGCGGACATATACGTACAGATACCAGCCTATCGCGATTCGGAGTTGCCCAAAACGCTCCGAAGCCTGCTGGCTATGGCTACCCAGGCCGGTCGTCTGCGCATCGGTGTGTTCTGGCAACGCGCTGCCACCGACCGATTGCCCCGAACCCTGCTGAACCACTCGTTGATTGAGATTACAGACATCCCCTACTGGCAAAGTAAGGGCTGTAACTGGGCGCGGAGTCTGTTGCAGCAGGGCTGGCAGGGTGAGCCCTACACGTTACTGATTGATTCACACCAGCGATTCGTGCGGGGATGGGATCAGCTCATGATTGACCAGTATGAAGAATTACGACGGATTGGGGTTGAAAAACCGATTTTAACGGGTTACCTGCCTCCTTACAATCCCGTCAATGAACCGCATGGGCGGCTGCATAAGCCAATGGAAATGTACGCGCTCAGGCATGATAATGGGTTGCTGACCAAGTTGGTCAGTTACCCTATGCCGTTCTGGAAGCGGCTTGAGCAGCCTAAACCGGCCCATTTTGTGTCCCTGCATTTTCTGTTCACGGCGGGGCAGTTTAACCGCGAGATTACCTTCGACCCGGACATTTATTTCTTCGGGGATGAAGTTGTTACGAGTCTGCGCGCTTATACGAACGGGTATGATCTGTTTCATCCGCACCGCGTTCTGGGCTGGCACGCCTACGACCGCCGGACCCGCACGCCCCATTGGAACGATCATACGGCCTGGTCGGAGCAGGAACGTATATCATCTGAACGAATTCGTGCCTTATACAGCGGGCATCTCACTGGTCCGTACGGCCCCGGTTCGGTGCGGAGCATCAATCAGTATGAATCCTATATCTACCAAAACCTGATTAGCCATGAGTCTGCTGCCTGAACCGTTAACCAGCCGTCCGAAAGGGAAAAACCTGTTCTGGATAGACGATTTCATCACCCCGGCCGAATGCGCGTTCGTGTGTCAGGAACTGGAGTTTTCGTTCTGGCAGCGCAGCTCGGTGATCCGGAAAGTCGAAAATAACCAGATTCAGTCCATGCACAGTCCGACGCGAATCAGCGAAACGTCGGGGCAGGAATGGTTCAGCGACGAGCTGCTGGACTTTCTGCAGGTGCTTGAAACCCGGCTCGAATCGCTGCTCGGTACCAGTCGACAGCGGTTGGAATTCTGGCAGGCTACCCGGTATGAGCCGGGCGGGCAGTTCGACTACCATCATGATGCCGGTTTTTGGGAAGATGACCCGGCCGGTGAGCGGAGGCACACCATCCTGCTTTATCTGGATACGCCCGAGCGGGGTGGGCAGACGCATTTTCGGGCCCAGGACGTAAGCGTACGGGCCGTTGCCGGGCGGCTTCTCGTCTGGAATAATCTCTTGCCCACCGGGAGTTGCAATTACGGTATGATTCACGCCAGTACGCCCGTCCTCGAAGGGCAAAAAACCACGCTCGTTACGTGGGAGCGACTTAATCCATTCAGAACCGAACCTTTAAACTAAACAGTCATGGCAAAGGCAGCCCAAACCAACGAAAAAGTCGTCAATGACATCATCAAGCGTTATGGCGACGTAATCAATCTGAAAGAGAATCCGGCGCTGATCGTTGAAATCGTCCGAAACTTCGGCAAGAAGCTCCACAACGACGGAGGGCTGCCGGGTGGCGTTGGCCCCGTCGGCCCTACCAGCCATATCGAAACGGTCACTAATGCTGAGCTGATGAAGCAACTGCTGAAGCTGTCTAAAGAAATCGCGACGATCAAGTCAAAATTAGGCTAATGGGGAATCCTGGAGTAGCCACACGAGAGTTCGTGCGAGTACGATTTTACGGAAAAATGCTACGTTTATAAAAACGTCTGCAGAATTGTAGGTAGACGTAAGTTGGTGTCCTTAAGTGGGTAACTTCCCGAAATTTTATACTGGTTATCTTATATCTATACCTGACTAATTCTATGCGCAAATTTATTCTGCCAGCGTCCTTTCTGGGAATGCTGTACGTCGCTTCGGCCTGTCTGGAATCATCCGTGCAGGAGCCTGCTAATTCCGCTGCTTATTCATCAGCCCGTGGCGCACGTACCGGTGCCATGCACCGTACCTGCGCGTCGCACGCCATTTATGTCGCTAAACTTCAGCGGGACCCGGCCCTGCGTGAGCGCATTCTTCGCATGGAAGCGCGGGTTCAGGCCGATACCGACGAAGAAAACCAGTCGGTTGGAGCAAAATCTAACCCCTATCAGGGCACAATCACGATACCGGTCATCGTCAATGTTCTCTACAGCAATCCGTCGGAGAACGTCAGCGACGCCCAGATCGCTTCGCAGATTGCGGTGCTGAACCAGGACTTTAACCGCCGGAACCCCGACGTAACCCTTACCCCGAGTCTGTTTAAGGGCCGCGTGGGTGATATGCAGATGAATTTTGTGCTGGCCGGGGTGAACCGAAAAGCCTCGAATCAGGCGGTCTGGCAGGCCGATGATTCCATGAAATTCTCCGCGTTGGGCGGTATCGACGTTACCCAGCCTGACAAGTACCTGAATATGTGGGTGTGCCGCATCGAGGATTCCGGCTATGAACTGCTGGGTTATGCGCAGTTTCCCGGATTTCCGCCGGAAACCGATGGGGTGGTCATCAATCCCAGAAGCTTTGGAACTATCGGCCAACTCTATCCCGAATACAATAAGGGCCGTACGGCCACTCACGAAATCGGGCATTGGTTAAGCCTGCAGCATATCTGGGGCGATGGTCCCTGTGGCGTAGACGATTACGTACGGGATACGCCCGACTCCGACTCGCCTAACTTTGGCTGTCCGGCATATCCAACAAAAGCCTGCGGGGGAACGCTGATGACCATGAACTTCATGGATTATAGCGATGACCCGTGCATGTATATGTTTTCCCGGGGGCAGGTCACCCGCTCGCGGTGGATGTTCTCATCACCCTACGGCCCCCGGCAGAGCTTCGTAGCCTCCATGTAGGCCATTCATAGCCTGAAAAAAAAGACCTCCCGATTCGTCAGGAGGTCTTTTTTGGTTAAAACGGGGCAGCCTGCCGGTATCGGGCGTTTAGATTACGTTCATGGTCTGCTCCTTGATCTTCTCCAATTCGTCTTTCATCTGGACAACGAACCGCTGAATCGTGGCGTCGTTGGCTTTGGAGCCGATGGTGTTGATTTCCCGGCCGATTTCCTGCGAGATAAAGTTCAACTTTTTGCCGTTGGCTTCTTCCGTTGCCAGGACTTCCAGGAAGTAGCTCAGGTGATTCTTGAGCCGGACTTTTTCTTCCGAGATGTCGAATTTCTCTACGTAATAGACCAGTTCCTGCTCAAAGCGGTTCTGATCGAAGGTTTCGCTATCGAGCAATTCGCTGACGCTGGCGCGCATCCGGTCACGCACGGCCGGAATACGCCGGACATCCTGCTCTTCGATGTCGGCCAGCCGGTCGCGAATAGTCTGGATATACTCCTGGAATTTGCTTTCCAGAACGGCTCCGTCCTGGCGTCGGAACGCGTCGCACCGGCGAATGGCTTCCTGCACGGCAGCCTGCACCGTTGCCCAGTCCGACGAGTCGGCTGTTGGGTCGGCCGACTCGGTCAGGTAAGCATTGGGCTGCTGCAGCGCCAGTTGCAGCACGTCGCTGTCCGATACGCTCATCAGCATGCTGTTGGCGGTTTCTTTCAGATCACTGACGTAAGCCGCTACGAGGGGGCGGTTAATTGTTACGCCCGGCCGGATGGCGCTCGTTCGGGCCAGATTCAGCGAGAGTTCAACTTTACCGCGCTCCAGTTGCTGGGTAAGCAGCGCGCGCAGCTCAATCTCTTTATCGGAAAACTGCCGGGGCAGTCGGCAATAGATGTCCAGGAATTTTGAGTTCAGCGTCTTGACTTCCGCCGTTACGGACAGGCCACCGGCCTCCACCGTTGCGTTGCCGAAGCCGGTCATGGATTTTAACATTCGATAGGTCGTTTTACTGCTTATTTAAGCGCTCCGGCTTCCAGTTCCATGTACTCCCGGCGCTGACGGGCAACGTCAACGGCGGTGTAAATGGCCTGAAGCATGGAGGTTTCGTCGGCAAGGTCTTTCCCGGCGATGTCGTAGGCCGTTCCGTGATCGGGCGACGTTCGGACAACGGGCATTCCGGCCGTAAAATTAACGCCCTCTTCGAAGGCAATGGATTTAAACGGAATCAGGCCCTGGTCGTGGTACATGGCCAGTACGGCATCAAATTTTTTGTAGCCCCTCGTGCCAAAGAAGCCATCGGCCGGATAGGGACCAAAAACGAGCTGACCTTTGTTGCGCCACTCCGCAAGGAGCGGTTTGATAATGTCCTGTTCTTCATTACCCAGCAGTCCTTCTTCGCCCGCGTGCGGGTTCAGCCCCAGCACCGCAATCTTAGGTTTCTCGATACCGAAGTCCTGTTTGAGCGACTGCATCATCAGGGTCAGTTTCTGGGCAATCCGGTCGCGGGTTATGTTCTGGCGGACGCGCCCCAGCGGAACGTGACCCGTAACGACACCGACGCGCAGGGTTTCGCTGACCATGAACATCAGGTTATCCGGCACGCCGAATTCCTGCGCCAGATACTCGGTATGCCCCGGAAACTTGAACTCCTCGGACTGGATATTATACTTATTAATCGGCGCCGTGACGAGCGCATCGAGCTTGCCTTCTTTCAGGTCGTCAACGGCCCGCTGCAGGCAGGCAAACGCAGCCTGACCGGCTTCGGGCGTAACCTGACCCGGCTGAATATCCTGATTCTGATCAGGCCAGCACGTAATGACGTTCGTCATCTTATGGCTGATCTGCCCGATGGTGGGAGCACCATTCAGGTTCCAGTCCTTCATATTCAGCAGGTTGCGGTACCGGTTCAGCACCCGCATGGACCCGTAAATAACCGGCGTACAGATTTTTTGCAGCCGGTTGTATTGCAGCGCTTTCAGAATGACCTCGGGACCGATGCCGTTGTAATCGCCCAGACTGATGCCAATCACCAGCCGGTCTTCTCGGCCGGATGATTCCCCTGACTCATTGCCGAGGTCACGTCCGCCCTGCCGCGAACTGCGCTCTGGCCGATCAAATCCGGAAGTATCGGCTCCTCTGGGCATTTCACTGCCATCGCGCTCCATTTGGGCCTCCCGTTCACGGGGAGGATTGTTCCGATCACGGTCATTGCGATTTTCCCGCTGGCGATTCTCGGGCTGACCAGTCGCTTCGTCCTGCGGTTTAGCATCCCGTGGTCCGGCATCCCGGCTATTTCGGTTTTCCCGTTGCCGATTGTCGCGTGGGTTAGGGCCGTTCTGACGCTGGCCCTCCGGGCGTTGTCCATCGGGTCGGTTGCCCGGAGGGTTGTTACGGCCGTTGGGTTGCCGGTTCTCCCGCCGTTCGGTAGGCCCCGGCTGGCTGCCTGTGGGCTGCTCGGCTTCGGCCTGCGGCTGGCTGGGCTGGGTATCGTCTGGCCGGGCTTCGGGGTCCGGGCCAGCTGGAGGGTCGTTACGTAGATCGTTCGGTTCGTTGGGTTGGCGTTGTTCCATGCACTTTTTGTAGTTTCGCCAATTCTTAAAAATAGACGTTGCAGCGCGGACGTCAGATGAGAAATGCGGAATAACAGATCCGCGTAATCTGACGGCTTTCGCCCAAAGCTGGCGTCCTTACTTGCCGCAAGTTACGAAAACCCTACAGATGTCCCAGAACCAGTCTGCCATTCTGATTGCCGACGAAATGCACTCGTCGCTGTTTGCCATGCTCGACAACGCTGGCTTTACTTATTCCTACCAGCCGAAAATCAGCCGGGCCGAACTACTCCAGCAGCTTGCGCCCTTTGCCGGACTTATTATCCGCAGTAAAACCAACGTAGACGAGGAGCTGCTTAACCACGCACCTAATCTGCGGTATATCGGTCGGGCTGGTGCCGGACTGGATCTGATTGATCTGGCTGCCGTTGAGCGTCGGAACATCCGGGTGTTTCATGCCGGTGAAGGCAACCGCGACGCCGTTGCCGAACACGTCGTCGGGATGCTGCTGGCGCTGTTAGCCAATATCCTGAAAGCCGACCGCGAGGTGCGGCAGGGCATCTGGGACCGCGAAGGTAACCGGGGGTATGAACTCGGTAATCTGACGGTCGGGCTGATTGGCTATGGCAACAACGGACGCGCTACGGCCCGGCGACTCAGCGGCTTCGGCTGCCGCGTGCTGGCCTACGATAAATACCTGACCAACTATGGCGATACATTCGCAGAGGAAGCCACGCTGGATCAGCTCCTGAACGAAGCGGATGTTGTGAGTCTACACATTCCGCTGACCAGCGATACGCGGATGCTGGTGAATGACGAATTCATTGAGCGGGTCAGCAAACCCTTTTACCTGATTAACATTGCGCGCGGTGAGGTTGCCTCTCTGTCGGCGATCGTGCGGGGACTGGAGCAGGGCAAGCTGCGGGGGGCCTGTCTGGATGTGCTGGAAAACGAAAAACTGGCCAAACTGACGCCCGATCAGCAGACAGCTTTTGATTCTCTCCGCCAGTCAGATCGGGTGGTGCTGACTCCGCACGTTGCCGGCTGGACCCACGAGAGTTACGTCCGGATCAACGAAGTGCTAGTCAGACAGTTGGCGGAGGTGGTATAGCTCTGCGGAGCGAAAGCGGGCTGAACTAACTACCGCTTCCGCTCTTCGCCGGAATTACTTGGCCAGCGTAAAGTTGGCGCTGGTGCAGGCCGTTCCGGCGTCGTTGGTGAGACAGATCTGGCCGGTTGATACGTTGGCCGGGACCGTAACGATCAGCGAATTGCCCGACAGTCGGAAAGTAGCTGGTGCCGATGTGCCGCCGTTAAAGCGAACTTCCGATACGTTGCTCAGGTTCTGACCGGTAATGGTCACTTCCGTACCGGCCTTACCAGTTTTAGGTGTAAAATCCGTAATAGTCGCCAGCCGGATAACCGTAAAAGCTGCGGTGTAAGTGTTCTCGCCCGATGCGTTGAATACGCGGATCGGGCCGGTCTGTGCATCCGCCGGAACCAGCACCCAGCGTTCGGTGTCTTCGTTCTTGCCGCCGTCCGGAGCCGGGTTTGCCGATCCGGTAAAGAAAATCTGTGCGTTGAGCAACTGATCGCCCAGGAGCACGACCCGTTCACCGGGCCGGGCCTTGCGCGGAACAATATCGGTTACGGTGGCAGGCTGAATCACCACGAGTGGACGGCTGGTGGTGGCCGTACCTGCCCGGCTGGTAACGCTGACAATGCCGCTAACGGCGTTGACGGGTACGCTGACGATTAGTTGAGAGCCTTCAGTGCGCTCCGTGATGGGTACAGGCTGACCACTGACCCGTACTTCCGTGATGCGGTACAGATTCTGCCCCGTGATGGTTATGGGCCTATCTCGAAACTGGCGGGCTGGATTTACCGTCAGATTGGACGGAGGCAGGTAGAAAAAGAACGGATCGGTTGCGCTGGCACTGCCGCCGGGGCCAGTTACGGAAACGGTTACCTGGCCTGACGCAGTCAGAGCCGGTACGGTAGCTTCGAGCTGCGTGTCATTCAGCACCCGAAAGCTAACGGGCGTGCTGCCAAACCGCACCCCCGATATATCCCGCAGATTCAGGCCCGCCAGAATGATTTTATCGCCTGTGACCCCGTCCCGCGCGCTCAGGCTGGCCACGGAAGGCTGCAGAACAATCTGAACGCTGTCGGCGCTGGTGGCTACCAGCTTCTCGAAGACCGTAACTGTGACGCGTCCCGATGTCGCGAAGGTGGGAACGATGGTCCGGATCTCGGTATTTTTAATGCTTGTCTGACTCCGGTCGGTAGCCATGCCGTTGATCCGTACGACGCCATCCAGCAGATTGTTTCCCTGAATGACCAGCTCCGAGCCGGGTTTGACCTGTTTCGGTGAAACGCTGGTAATCTGGGGCGTTCCAGCAACGATGAAGCTGCTGGTCAACTGCCCGCCCTTTGTTTCAACTACCAGCGCCACCGGACCCCGCTGTACATTGGGGGGTACAACAACAGTCAGCTTTTCTGCCGAGCTGTCCTGAACAACGGCATCGGCGTCGGCAAAGCGAACGAACGTAAGCTGGTTCAGATAATCCCCGGTCAGCACAACTGTTGAGCCGGGTAAACCATTGGCGGGCGATACGCTGCTAACCGCCGGGACTGGCTGCTGAACAATGAATGGTAACGGATCGGATATGCCCTGACTCGTGCGGACCCGAACCTGGGTTATGCCCGGCCGGATGCGCGGCACCACAACCCGAATCTGCTGTTCGGTCGAGCTGACGACGGTTGCCGTCAACGCCGTGCCTGATTCACCGAACGTAACGATTGGCTCCTGCCCAAACTGATACCCCGAAAGCGTCACTTCCTGGCCGACAAACGACTGTGCAGGCGAAATCTCCGTTAAATCGGGCGGGGAAGTTCTGACGCGACAGGTTGACAGACCAAACAGCAGGAAGAGGAAGGAGAAAAGGGGTAATACTGATTTCATAAGGGGCAGAGGGCAGCTGCGCCCGGTGCATGATGGAGTAAAAATAGTCATTTTCAGCGTCGAAAAACCATTTCTTCCGAAAGCCTGTTATCCACACACAAGTCCTACTCTTGTAATCGACATCTTTTTAATGAACTACCGCAGCCTGAAATCATCAAATTTATTAAAAATAACAACGCTTGGCGAATTGAAAGCCGCTGGGTATCAGCCCCGGTCAATCAAGCAGGAATTACGCGAGAATCTTATTGAGCGAATTCGGGACAAAGAGGTGGTTTTCCCCGGCATCTGGGGGTACGAAGACACGGTTATCCCCGATGTTGAGCGGGCTATTCTGTCCATGCACCATATTAACCTGCTGGGTTTGCGGGGTCAGGCCAAGACCCGTATTGCCCGCCTGATGGTGAACCTGCTCGATGAATACATTCCGGTCGTAACGGGTTCTGAACTCAACGACGACCCCATGCAGCCACTCTCCCGATTTGCGCTGGATTTGATCGCCGAAAAAGGTGATCAGATGCCAATTTCGTGGCTGCACCGGAATGACCGCTACACCGAAAAGCTGGCTACGCCCGATGTGTCGGTGGCCGATCTGATTGGCGACGTAGACCCAATTAAAGCTGCGACGCTCAAACTGCCCTATTCCGACGAACGAACCATTCACTTTGGCCTGATTCCCCGTTCGCACCGCTGCATTTTCGTCATCAACGAATTGCCTGATCTGCAGGCCCGGATTCAGGTGTCACTGTTCAACATTCTGCAGGAAGGCGACATTCAGATTCGGGGCTTCAAGCTACGTCTGCCGCTCGACATTCAGTTTGTCTTTACGGCTAACCCTGAGGATTATACGAACCGGGGCAGCATCGTTACGCCCCTGAAAGATCGAATTGATTCGCAGATTGTGACGCACTACCCGAAATCTATCGAGATCGGGAAGAAAATTACGATGCAGGAGGCCGTCATCAAGACCGAGCAAAAAGGCATGGTTAAAACCAACGACCTTGTTGCCGACCTCATTGAGCAGATTGCCCTCGAAGCGCGTGAGAGTGAGTACGTTGATGCTAAAAGTGGCGTGTCGGCCCGGATGACTATTTCGGCCTATGAAAACCTGCTCTCGTCGGCCGAACGGCGGGCGCTGCTGAACGGCGAAAAAGATACGTATGTCCGCATTGCGGATCTGTATGGTGTTGTACCGGCCATCTGTGGTAAGGTTGAACTGGTCTATGAAGGCGAAGTGGAAGGACCGGTTATTGTCGCGCAGAACCTGATCGGTAAAGCCATTCGGAACCAGTTTTTGCAATATTTTCCAAATCCTGAAAAGGCCAAGAAAGACAAGCGCGGCAACCCATATAAGAAAATAACCGACTGGTTTGGGGATGGTAACACCATGGACATCCTGAACGACCTGACCAATCGCG is from Spirosoma taeanense and encodes:
- a CDS encoding P-loop NTPase family protein; translation: MNYRSLKSSNLLKITTLGELKAAGYQPRSIKQELRENLIERIRDKEVVFPGIWGYEDTVIPDVERAILSMHHINLLGLRGQAKTRIARLMVNLLDEYIPVVTGSELNDDPMQPLSRFALDLIAEKGDQMPISWLHRNDRYTEKLATPDVSVADLIGDVDPIKAATLKLPYSDERTIHFGLIPRSHRCIFVINELPDLQARIQVSLFNILQEGDIQIRGFKLRLPLDIQFVFTANPEDYTNRGSIVTPLKDRIDSQIVTHYPKSIEIGKKITMQEAVIKTEQKGMVKTNDLVADLIEQIALEARESEYVDAKSGVSARMTISAYENLLSSAERRALLNGEKDTYVRIADLYGVVPAICGKVELVYEGEVEGPVIVAQNLIGKAIRNQFLQYFPNPEKAKKDKRGNPYKKITDWFGDGNTMDILNDLTNRDYEARLKTIDGLDDLVDQFHPRLSKPEKLFMMEFALHGLAEHSLVGKKAMDTGQSFKDLLGSMFNPGNRFGEEEEDEDDRY